AATGATTGTTTTTTTTGAAGAAGTATTTTTTCTATTTTTTTTGATGCAGTGTTAATTTTATAAATCTCACATAAAATTAATTTTTAGTGAAATCTTACAATATTTATATTTTTATCAAAATGATAATTAATTTGTATTAAAGTTTTAAAATAATTGTGATAAATTTCAACGAGATTTGTATCTTTACAAATTTTGATTTTACTCATTTCATTTAATAATAATTCATTATAATTGTCAAATTTTTTCAAAAATGAATTAATTTGATTAGTCATATATTATTTAAAATATAATCTCAATAAAATATATAATATTACTTTGAGAGTAACAACTACTATCTAAATTTTGTTAGATGTTTCTTTCACAAATTCTTTATCTCTTTTTTTTTCATATATTTTTGATGATAATCTTCTGCTTTATAGAATTTCTTTAATGGAATTATTTTTGTTTTAATTATTTTTGAAAATTGTTTTTGTATTTGATTTTTTGATGAATTTGCGAGTTCTCGTTGATATTGGTTGTGATATAGTATTAAAGACTTGTATTGTGTTTCTTGAATTTGTGTTGGGTCATGTTCTCTCCAAAAATTTTCTAAGAGTTTGGTGAATGAGATTCTAGAATTATCATAGGTAATTTCTACTACTTCGCTATGATCTCCTAAATTATCATAATTGGGTTTTTCTAGTGTACCGCCAGAATATCCTACTCTAGTTGAATATACTCCATCTAATTTTGAGAAAAAATATTCAGGATTCCAAAAACAACCCATACCAAAAGTCGCTTTACTTAGTTTTTTTTGCATATCTTACTATGATTCGAGGATTTATAATATTTTTGCTAATCTTTTGATAGAAGTCTAAAGGTAATAAATAGGAATAAAGATATTAGAAATATTACTCCGATACTAATTAATGCTATTTGAAAATAAGTTACTTTGTCAATATCTTTGTTTTCAGGTATTACTTTTAGTTGTCCTGATGTTGTTTTATTGAAATCATATGTTTCTAATCCTAATTCTTTTACATATTCAATACTTTCTTCATCTTTGATTTCTAAAATTGAATAAACTTTCTCAGTTGTTGATTCTGAGAAATTTAGTATTGCAAGATATTGTTTTTTCAAATCTTTATCTACGATTATAAATTTGTCTGGAACTTTTTTGAAAAATGTGTATAATGAGTTTAGATTATCTATATCAGCATAATAATAAATGTAGTCTTCTGTAGTTATGTTAGTTATTGTTTCTATTATTTTACTAATTATACTAGAATCTGAACAGAATTGTGATTCAGTTTTGATTATTGAACTACATTCATTTGCATCTTCACAAGTTCTAGTTTGTACTCCACCTATACATGAACCCCAATTAGAACAAGTATAATCAATATTACATACATTTGCTGCACTTTGATAAGAAACTTCTGGAGATGAACTACTACTTCCACCACCTCCTCCTGAGCTTGTACCACCATCTACTGGAGGTGTTATAACTTCAGTTGTGTTTTCTTTTATTGTATAATAACTAAATCCTGTAACACTAAATCTTACTATGTTGTTTTCATATGAGATTAATTGGCAAATATTTGAAGGACATATTGTTGTATCTTGATAAATTATTGGTTCAGTATAAGTTATCCCTGAAATTTCTAATATTGCAGGTTTGTTGAATTGAGGTATTAATGCTGAGTTCACTTCAATTCTATTGTTTTCAATTTTTAATTTGTTTGTCAATATTATGCTACTGATAACTGAAATATTTTGTGTGTATTCGATTTTTCCATATGTATTTGCAAATATTACATTTTCCATATCTGCTAATTCTTCTGTTGTGTATGTTGAAAAATCAGTTGTTGATGAATTAAATGGAGTGTAGTCGATTGTTACTGAAGGTATTGAGACTATTTGAGAACTATGATTATTTTCTGCTACATAATATGATGCATCAAAAATTGATATAGAATCTGCTCCAAGATTTGCAGTGTAGAGTTTATTTTGATATGCATAAGTATCTTGGACTCCATCTATTAATCTATTTGTGAATGTTTCAGTAATTGAAGGAGAATTTATATTTGTAATATCTACAACTGTTATTTGATTAAGTCCGTTTGAACTTACAAATAAATATCCTAAATCACTTATCTCTATTGAAGATGACCAATTAAAATTTTGAGAATATAATTCTGA
This genomic interval from Candidatus Woesearchaeota archaeon contains the following:
- the msrA gene encoding peptide-methionine (S)-S-oxide reductase MsrA, whose protein sequence is MQKKLSKATFGMGCFWNPEYFFSKLDGVYSTRVGYSGGTLEKPNYDNLGDHSEVVEITYDNSRISFTKLLENFWREHDPTQIQETQYKSLILYHNQYQRELANSSKNQIQKQFSKIIKTKIIPLKKFYKAEDYHQKYMKKKEIKNL